The Humulus lupulus chromosome 4, drHumLupu1.1, whole genome shotgun sequence genome has a window encoding:
- the LOC133830322 gene encoding uncharacterized protein LOC133830322, with the protein MEEFRIGLVAAEFRKNTFSIAALYRRLKSLNETRWNYTLIWDRMSIPKHKFIAWLALKKRLQTKDRLLRFGFNIDTCCVLCGQVNETHEHIFYGCAFSTRCIHEVLNWMGIGTNLCQLRGIMNWVRHCGHSNCRRRMYLCAITASVYHIWCSRNDALWNSKSPIVTNRVARRK; encoded by the coding sequence ATGGAGGAATTTCGAATAGGTTTGGTTGCAGCAGAGTTCCGAAAGAATACCTTTAGTATAGCTGCCTTGTATAGACGTTTGAAGAGCTTGAATGAGACCAGATGGAACTACACTCTTATATGGGATAGGATGAGTATTCCCAAGCATAAGTTCATAGCATGGCTTGCTCTCAAGAAGAGATTACAAACCAAAGACAGATTGCTTCGTTTTGGATTCAATATTGATACTTGCTGTGTGTTGTGTGGGCAGGTTAATGAAACTCATGAGCACATTTTTTATGGTTGTGCCTTTAGTACTAGGTGCATTCATGAGGTGTTGAACTGGATGGGTATTGGGACTAATTTGTGCCAGCTTCGTGGAATAATGAATTGGGTTAGGCATTGTGGTCATTCCAATTGTCGAAGGCGGATGTACTTATGTGCGATTACTGCAAGTGTGTATCATATTTGGTGCTCTAGGAATGATGCTTTATGGAACTCTAAATCTCCAATAGTCACAAAT